One genomic region from Ornithinicoccus hortensis encodes:
- a CDS encoding ABC transporter substrate-binding protein, producing the protein MSLSHHLSRGGLTLAAALLLTSCGLGSSPSDEPADGADASADGAAASSGPVIEVDEELAAQVPDDLKEAGVIRMAINPNYPPFESMGPDGKTLVGLEPDLADAIGDVLGLEIEMVPTSFDGIIPALEAHKVDMAMGSIGDTKEREEVVDFATFYWNGTMIMVPAGNPEGITSEEACGVDIGVIRGSLQQSTFLPAHGPRCEEDGKEPPTAQVYQDGPQAQLALKSGRIDGVMLDAPPLLDAAQKNPEDFEVVGPLVRNPNPGGVAFPKDSELVEPVNGALNLLIESGAYEEILTRWNLQDIGIEASEINGALE; encoded by the coding sequence ATGTCCCTGTCCCACCACCTGTCCCGGGGTGGCCTCACCCTGGCCGCCGCCCTGCTGCTGACCTCCTGCGGGCTCGGCTCCTCCCCGAGTGACGAACCGGCCGACGGCGCCGACGCGTCGGCGGACGGGGCCGCTGCCTCCTCCGGCCCGGTCATCGAGGTCGACGAGGAACTGGCCGCCCAGGTCCCGGACGACCTCAAGGAGGCCGGCGTCATCCGGATGGCGATCAACCCGAACTACCCGCCGTTCGAGTCGATGGGCCCCGACGGGAAGACCCTGGTCGGCCTCGAGCCGGACCTGGCCGATGCGATCGGCGACGTGCTGGGGCTGGAGATCGAGATGGTTCCGACCTCCTTCGACGGCATCATCCCGGCGCTGGAGGCGCACAAGGTCGACATGGCGATGGGCTCGATCGGCGACACCAAGGAGCGCGAGGAGGTCGTCGACTTCGCCACCTTCTACTGGAACGGCACCATGATCATGGTGCCGGCGGGCAACCCGGAGGGGATCACCTCCGAGGAGGCCTGCGGGGTAGACATCGGCGTGATCCGCGGCTCGCTCCAGCAGTCCACCTTCCTGCCGGCCCACGGGCCGCGCTGCGAGGAGGACGGCAAGGAGCCGCCGACCGCGCAGGTCTACCAGGACGGCCCGCAGGCCCAGCTCGCGCTGAAGAGCGGGCGGATCGACGGGGTCATGCTGGACGCCCCTCCGCTGCTCGACGCGGCGCAGAAGAACCCCGAGGACTTCGAGGTCGTCGGCCCGCTGGTGCGCAACCCGAACCCCGGCGGCGTGGCCTTCCCCAAGGACAGCGAGCTCGTCGAGCCGGTCAACGGCGCCCTCAACCTGCTCATCGAGAGCGGGGCCTACGAGGAGATCCTGACCCGGTGGAACCTGCAGGACATCGGGATCGAGGCGTCCGAGATCAACGGGGCGCTGGAGTGA
- a CDS encoding TIGR03086 family metal-binding protein — protein sequence MDERTEIVLLPEAAREVGAVVDRIAPDAWEAPSPCAGWSVRDVLNHLTSEHLWAPHLLRGETLDQVGDRYDGDVLGQDPAGAWRRAVAGSMLAFGTADPAAPVHVSFGQIGTREYASQMLVDLTVHAWDLARGAGVPYAGVPDAVEAAFAYEKPRVSSHAAAGIFAPPLPTPSESRLDQLVALLGRDPGWPARG from the coding sequence ATGGACGAACGCACCGAGATCGTGCTCCTGCCCGAGGCCGCCCGCGAGGTCGGCGCCGTCGTGGACCGGATCGCGCCGGATGCGTGGGAAGCGCCCTCGCCGTGCGCCGGGTGGAGCGTGCGGGACGTGCTCAACCACCTCACCAGCGAGCACCTCTGGGCGCCGCACCTGCTCCGCGGGGAGACCCTGGACCAGGTCGGTGACCGCTACGACGGCGACGTGCTGGGCCAGGACCCGGCCGGGGCGTGGCGCCGCGCGGTCGCCGGGTCGATGCTGGCCTTCGGCACGGCCGACCCGGCCGCACCCGTCCACGTCTCCTTCGGGCAGATCGGCACCCGCGAGTACGCCAGCCAGATGCTGGTCGACCTCACGGTGCACGCCTGGGACCTGGCCCGCGGGGCGGGCGTCCCGTATGCCGGGGTGCCGGACGCCGTCGAGGCCGCCTTCGCCTACGAGAAGCCGCGGGTGAGCTCGCACGCCGCCGCAGGCATCTTCGCGCCGCCGCTCCCGACCCCGTCGGAGTCCCGGCTCGACCAGCTGGTGGCGCTGCTCGGGCGCGACCCGGGGTGGCCGGCCCGCGGGTAG
- a CDS encoding MMPL family transporter produces MSTQAPDRHTHTTHHRATHGATRPSTYGGAAGGPTPRRTGVAGWLTSRRGAWVALALALVAMLAVLGPLRGEEAPARADSVPATSESAMAEALADQFPGSDVAPVLVVLSRDGAALTEGDLAAGAELATGLSAVTGHEASPPLTAEDGRAAILQVPMTLGADNSANADTIGQLRDAVAAQQDDGALPAGLTAQVTGGPAFGADVASAFDGANITLLLVTVGIVALLLILTYRSPILFLVPLAVVGTADQLAAVATAALGRALDLQFDAGIVSVLVFGAGTNYALLLISRYREGLHRTADHRAALATAWRGAVPAVLASNVTVVLALLTLSLATLPGTRGLGVASAAGLVIALAAVLLVLPPALAVVGRRAFWPFVPRPGTTDPTEHGVWSRIAGVVVRRPARVVAASVALLAVLATGLLGTSVGLTQTEKFRVASESAAGLEVLAEHFPAGEASPLVVVAAAGASEEVEQALTGVDGVVAVRETGTSDTDAGELVRFSVVGEPAPGTDAALDLVDTVRTAVQGVPGADALVGGATAQDLDARAAADHDLLVVAPLVLAVALAVLVLLLRALVAPLLLLVVNVASSAAAIGAGAWIGRTLFGFPALDVMVPLLAFLFLVALGIDYTIFLVHRARQEAAAHGTRRGMVRAVAHTGAVITSAGVVLAGVFAALGVLPLVTLGQLGLIVGLGVLLDTLVVRTVLVPALFALLGDRMWWPSRPAADVPANG; encoded by the coding sequence ATGTCCACGCAGGCGCCAGACCGTCACACGCACACCACGCATCACCGGGCCACGCACGGGGCCACGCGGCCGTCGACATACGGCGGAGCCGCGGGCGGGCCGACGCCCCGCCGCACGGGCGTCGCAGGGTGGCTCACCTCGCGCCGGGGCGCCTGGGTCGCGCTGGCGCTGGCCCTGGTGGCGATGCTCGCCGTGCTCGGTCCGCTGCGCGGGGAGGAGGCGCCGGCCCGTGCCGACTCGGTGCCCGCGACCTCGGAGTCGGCGATGGCCGAGGCGCTGGCCGACCAGTTCCCCGGCTCGGACGTCGCCCCGGTGCTGGTGGTGCTGTCCCGCGACGGGGCGGCCCTGACCGAGGGCGACCTCGCGGCCGGTGCAGAGCTGGCCACCGGGCTGAGCGCGGTCACCGGCCACGAGGCCTCCCCACCCCTGACCGCCGAGGACGGCCGCGCCGCGATCCTCCAGGTGCCGATGACCCTCGGCGCCGACAACAGCGCGAACGCCGACACCATCGGGCAACTGCGGGACGCCGTCGCGGCGCAGCAGGACGACGGGGCGCTGCCGGCCGGGCTGACCGCCCAGGTGACCGGCGGTCCGGCGTTCGGCGCGGACGTCGCCTCGGCCTTCGACGGGGCCAACATCACCCTGTTGCTGGTGACCGTCGGGATCGTCGCCCTCCTGCTGATCCTCACCTACCGGTCCCCGATCCTGTTCCTGGTGCCCCTCGCCGTCGTGGGCACCGCCGACCAGTTGGCCGCCGTGGCGACCGCGGCCCTGGGCCGCGCGCTGGACCTGCAGTTCGACGCCGGGATCGTCAGCGTCCTGGTCTTCGGTGCGGGGACCAACTACGCGCTCCTGCTCATCTCCCGCTACCGGGAGGGGCTGCACCGCACGGCCGACCACCGGGCGGCGCTCGCCACGGCCTGGCGCGGGGCCGTCCCCGCGGTCCTGGCCAGCAACGTCACGGTCGTCCTGGCGCTGCTCACCCTGTCGCTGGCGACCCTCCCCGGGACCCGCGGGCTGGGCGTCGCCTCGGCGGCCGGACTGGTCATCGCGCTGGCCGCCGTCCTGCTGGTGCTGCCCCCGGCCCTGGCCGTCGTGGGACGCCGCGCCTTCTGGCCGTTCGTGCCGCGCCCCGGCACGACCGACCCGACCGAGCACGGTGTCTGGTCCCGGATCGCCGGGGTCGTGGTGCGTCGCCCCGCCCGGGTCGTCGCGGCCTCGGTGGCCCTGCTCGCGGTGCTGGCGACCGGCCTGCTCGGGACCTCGGTCGGCCTGACCCAGACCGAGAAGTTCCGGGTCGCCTCCGAGTCCGCCGCCGGTCTGGAGGTGCTCGCCGAGCACTTCCCGGCCGGGGAGGCCTCGCCCCTCGTCGTGGTCGCCGCCGCAGGGGCCTCCGAGGAGGTCGAGCAGGCCCTCACCGGTGTGGACGGCGTCGTCGCCGTCCGGGAGACCGGCACGAGCGACACCGACGCCGGTGAGCTGGTCCGCTTCAGCGTGGTCGGCGAGCCCGCCCCGGGCACCGACGCCGCGCTCGACCTGGTCGACACCGTGCGGACCGCCGTGCAGGGCGTGCCGGGGGCCGACGCGCTCGTCGGTGGCGCGACGGCCCAGGACCTGGATGCCCGCGCGGCGGCCGACCACGACCTGCTGGTCGTCGCGCCGCTGGTGCTGGCGGTGGCCCTCGCCGTCCTCGTGCTGCTGCTCCGGGCGCTGGTCGCCCCCCTGCTGCTGCTCGTGGTCAACGTGGCCAGCTCCGCGGCCGCGATCGGGGCGGGGGCCTGGATCGGTCGCACCCTCTTCGGCTTCCCCGCGCTGGACGTGATGGTCCCGCTGCTGGCGTTCCTGTTCCTGGTCGCCCTCGGCATCGACTACACGATCTTCCTGGTGCACCGGGCCCGGCAGGAGGCCGCGGCGCACGGCACGCGCCGGGGGATGGTCCGGGCCGTGGCGCACACGGGTGCGGTGATCACCAGCGCCGGGGTCGTCCTGGCCGGGGTGTTCGCTGCCCTGGGGGTGCTGCCCCTGGTCACCCTCGGCCAGCTCGGCCTCATCGTCGGGCTGGGCGTACTCCTGGACACCCTCGTGGTCCGCACCGTGTTGGTGCCGGCCCTGTTCGCCCTGCTCGGCGACCGGATGTGGTGGCCCTCGCGACCGGCCGCCGACGTCCCCGCCAACGGATAG
- a CDS encoding acyltransferase family protein — MAGRAAANASFRPDIEGLRAVAVLMVLAFHAGVPLVPGGFAGVDVFFVISGFLITGLLVREVERSGRVSLTSFYARRAKRLLPAASLVLVVTGVLTWLFVPRIRWAEIGGDLVGSAVYLINWRLADRSVDYLAEDSVASPVQHYWSLAVEEQFYIVWPLLMVLGAWLVRRHGLRTRPLLGLLLAVVVLASLTWSVVQTALSPQTAYFVTTTRLWELGIGSLVALTAATWQRLTPTAATALAWAGVLALLGSAVLLGTDTAWPGYAALLPTLGTSAVIAGGFNARAGGPVRFLGSAPMRGTGALSYSLYLWHWPLLVVAAAAWGELALWQGIAISLFAFLPARLTYVLVEDPVRTAAVMARVPVLALAVGAACTVVGAGAGFGLVRGMESSIEQADGPAAGAGSLVDRGDGAGETAAVPGGSGAEGAGGDDAASRRAEPREDPAEDDEPTQPADPAAAGPDIDQIDLTPESITPDPLLAIEDVPSIYPRGCAGSVGSTEVIRCDGGDPDGDLVVALAGDSKIGQWGDVLEEIGAQEGWAVRTYNRSGCPWSSAQVDEDGSCARWGEQLRERLLGPERPDVVIVSGVKGRAGEGTDAERTELMAQGYVDYWTDLGEAGIPVVVLADTPAPGELSVYECVSEHRDDVSQCTFERGDGSGTRPLRRAAEEVPTATFISMNDWICPLEECPPVIGDVLVYRQGSHITNTYAMSLIEPLRARLVPAVEEAMATVDDG; from the coding sequence GTGGCTGGCCGAGCGGCGGCGAACGCATCCTTCCGCCCCGACATCGAGGGGCTCCGCGCGGTCGCGGTGCTGATGGTGCTGGCCTTCCACGCGGGGGTGCCCCTCGTGCCCGGGGGCTTTGCCGGGGTCGACGTCTTCTTCGTGATCTCCGGCTTCCTGATCACCGGCCTGCTGGTGCGCGAGGTGGAGCGCTCCGGGCGGGTGTCGCTGACCTCCTTCTACGCCCGGCGCGCCAAACGGCTGCTGCCCGCGGCGTCCCTGGTGCTGGTCGTGACCGGGGTGCTGACCTGGCTGTTCGTCCCGCGGATCCGGTGGGCCGAGATCGGCGGCGACCTCGTCGGCTCGGCCGTCTACCTGATCAACTGGCGGCTGGCCGACCGCTCCGTGGACTACCTGGCCGAGGACTCGGTGGCCTCCCCGGTCCAGCACTACTGGTCGCTGGCGGTGGAGGAGCAGTTCTACATCGTGTGGCCGCTGCTGATGGTGCTCGGCGCCTGGCTGGTCCGGCGGCACGGGCTGCGCACCCGGCCGCTGCTGGGGCTGCTGCTCGCGGTCGTCGTGCTGGCCTCGCTCACCTGGTCGGTGGTGCAGACCGCGCTGTCCCCGCAGACCGCCTACTTCGTGACGACCACCCGGCTGTGGGAGCTCGGGATCGGGAGCCTGGTCGCGCTCACCGCCGCCACCTGGCAGCGGCTCACCCCCACCGCCGCGACCGCGCTGGCCTGGGCCGGGGTGCTGGCGCTGCTGGGGTCGGCCGTGCTGCTGGGGACGGACACCGCCTGGCCGGGGTATGCCGCGCTGTTGCCGACGCTGGGCACCTCGGCGGTGATCGCCGGCGGGTTCAACGCCCGGGCCGGTGGGCCGGTCCGGTTCCTCGGCAGCGCCCCGATGCGGGGGACCGGCGCGCTGTCCTACTCGCTCTACCTGTGGCACTGGCCGTTGCTCGTCGTGGCTGCGGCGGCGTGGGGCGAGCTGGCCCTCTGGCAGGGGATCGCCATCTCGCTGTTCGCCTTCCTCCCTGCCCGATTGACCTACGTGCTGGTGGAGGACCCGGTCCGGACGGCCGCCGTCATGGCGCGGGTGCCCGTCCTGGCGCTCGCGGTCGGGGCGGCCTGCACCGTCGTCGGTGCCGGCGCCGGGTTCGGCCTGGTGCGCGGGATGGAGTCCTCCATCGAGCAGGCCGACGGCCCCGCGGCGGGGGCGGGCTCCCTGGTGGACCGGGGAGACGGGGCGGGGGAGACCGCCGCGGTGCCCGGTGGCTCGGGGGCCGAGGGTGCGGGGGGCGACGACGCGGCGAGCCGTAGGGCGGAGCCGCGGGAGGACCCGGCCGAGGACGACGAGCCGACGCAGCCGGCCGACCCCGCGGCGGCCGGGCCGGACATCGACCAGATCGACCTCACCCCGGAGTCGATCACCCCGGACCCGCTGCTGGCGATCGAGGACGTGCCGAGCATCTATCCGCGCGGCTGTGCCGGGTCGGTCGGCAGCACCGAGGTGATCCGGTGCGACGGCGGTGACCCCGACGGGGACCTGGTCGTGGCGCTGGCCGGTGATTCCAAGATCGGGCAGTGGGGCGACGTGCTGGAGGAGATCGGTGCCCAGGAGGGGTGGGCGGTGCGCACCTACAACCGGTCCGGGTGCCCGTGGTCCTCGGCGCAGGTCGACGAGGACGGCAGCTGCGCGCGGTGGGGGGAGCAGCTCCGCGAGCGGCTGCTCGGCCCGGAACGCCCCGACGTCGTCATCGTGTCCGGGGTCAAGGGGCGGGCCGGTGAGGGGACCGACGCGGAGCGCACCGAGCTGATGGCGCAGGGGTATGTCGACTACTGGACCGACCTGGGTGAGGCCGGCATCCCGGTCGTCGTGCTGGCGGATACCCCGGCCCCGGGGGAGCTCAGCGTCTACGAGTGCGTCTCGGAGCACCGGGACGACGTGTCGCAGTGCACCTTCGAGCGGGGCGACGGCAGCGGCACCCGGCCGCTGCGGCGGGCCGCCGAGGAGGTGCCCACCGCGACCTTCATCTCGATGAACGACTGGATCTGTCCGCTGGAGGAGTGCCCACCGGTCATCGGCGACGTGCTGGTCTACCGGCAGGGCTCGCACATCACGAACACCTACGCGATGTCCCTGATCGAGCCGCTCCGGGCCCGGCTGGTGCCGGCCGTCGAGGAGGCCATGGCGACCGTGGACGACGGGTGA
- a CDS encoding amino acid ABC transporter permease, whose translation MTVASTTPATQAGHAQKVVKLRHPFRWISYAVIAVLAAMLVNTLLTNENFGWDVVGEYFTSVRILDGLLKTLQLTAIAMVLGVVLGVCLAVMRLSSNPALSWTSWLYLWFFRGTPVFVQLLFWGYISALYPVISLGVPFGPEFVQFDTNVLITPVMAAILGLGLNEGAYMAEIVRAGILSVDKGQTEAAQALGMKRGRILRQIVLPQAMRVIIPPTGNNTISMLKTTSLVSVLAFPELLYAAQLIYADNFETIPLLITASIWYIIVTSVLTVGQYYIERHYSRSDRLAGGRMRRLIELQRRRGVRTEGQEQR comes from the coding sequence GTGACCGTCGCCTCGACGACCCCGGCCACCCAGGCCGGGCACGCGCAGAAGGTGGTGAAGCTGCGCCACCCGTTCCGGTGGATCAGCTACGCGGTGATCGCGGTCCTGGCCGCGATGCTGGTCAACACCCTGCTCACGAACGAGAACTTCGGCTGGGACGTGGTCGGGGAGTACTTCACCTCGGTCCGCATCCTGGACGGCCTGCTCAAGACCCTGCAGCTGACCGCCATCGCCATGGTGCTCGGCGTGGTGCTCGGGGTGTGCCTGGCGGTCATGCGGCTGTCCAGCAACCCGGCGCTGTCCTGGACCAGCTGGCTCTACCTGTGGTTCTTCCGCGGCACCCCGGTCTTCGTCCAGCTCCTCTTCTGGGGCTACATCTCGGCGCTCTACCCGGTGATCTCGCTGGGCGTCCCGTTCGGTCCCGAGTTCGTCCAGTTCGACACGAACGTGCTGATCACCCCGGTCATGGCGGCGATCCTGGGGCTCGGGCTCAACGAGGGCGCCTACATGGCCGAGATCGTGCGGGCCGGCATCCTGTCCGTCGACAAGGGACAGACCGAGGCCGCCCAGGCGCTGGGCATGAAGCGCGGCCGGATCCTGCGCCAGATCGTGCTGCCGCAGGCGATGCGGGTGATCATCCCGCCGACCGGCAACAACACCATCTCGATGTTGAAGACGACCTCGCTGGTCAGCGTGCTGGCCTTCCCCGAGCTGCTGTATGCCGCGCAGCTCATCTACGCCGACAACTTCGAGACCATCCCGCTGCTGATCACCGCCTCGATCTGGTACATCATCGTCACCTCGGTGCTCACCGTGGGGCAGTACTACATCGAGCGGCACTACAGCCGCAGCGACCGGTTGGCCGGCGGGCGGATGCGGCGGTTGATCGAGCTGCAACGACGCCGCGGCGTCCGGACCGAGGGGCAGGAGCAGCGATGA
- a CDS encoding RNA-binding S4 domain-containing protein, which produces MPNLSEVEIRDESIRLGQLLKLANLVQDGAMARMVIENGEVTVDGQVVVRRGTQVRPGAVVGYAGESVLVTSGG; this is translated from the coding sequence ATGCCGAACCTGTCCGAGGTCGAGATCCGCGACGAGTCCATCCGCCTGGGCCAGCTGCTCAAGCTGGCCAACCTCGTGCAGGACGGCGCCATGGCCCGGATGGTGATCGAGAACGGCGAGGTGACCGTGGACGGCCAGGTGGTGGTCCGCCGCGGCACCCAGGTGCGTCCCGGCGCGGTGGTGGGGTATGCCGGGGAGTCAGTCCTCGTGACCAGCGGCGGCTGA
- a CDS encoding NAD(P)/FAD-dependent oxidoreductase, with amino-acid sequence MQTVVIGAGVVGASIATGLARRGAQVTLVDRGPVGAGTSATSYAWVNSNGKEPDSYFALNAEGVRAHHRLAADGSDWLGAGGHVEIAVDEAHVRHLRGRMDRMVERGYPVEEIDPARARDLLPDVLVPDAAALVAYFREEAFVHPQLYLAHVLGQGLRAGVRLRTGDEVVALSGGDGGAQVTLADGTVLAADRVVSAVGRWTSDLAALAGTSVPMATYQEPGDLTVGYLLETDPVPVRLDRVVTTPWLNLRPSGGGRLLLQALDLDATADPEAVPGPDSPLAEEFLQRLRAVVPQAAGARIRRVLVGRRAMPADGLTVVGPAVDRDWLYVVATHSGVTLAPFLSEAVAAEVLGDGEDARFADFRPARFEGVAEIASPRTPRKPGEQ; translated from the coding sequence ATGCAGACAGTCGTCATCGGCGCCGGAGTGGTCGGGGCCTCGATCGCCACCGGGCTGGCGCGCCGCGGCGCGCAGGTCACCCTGGTCGACCGGGGACCGGTCGGCGCGGGCACCTCCGCCACGTCATACGCGTGGGTCAACTCCAACGGCAAGGAGCCGGACAGCTACTTCGCGCTCAACGCCGAGGGGGTGCGCGCCCACCACCGGCTGGCGGCGGACGGGAGTGACTGGCTCGGCGCCGGCGGGCACGTGGAGATCGCGGTCGACGAGGCCCACGTGCGGCACCTGCGCGGCCGGATGGACCGGATGGTGGAGCGCGGCTACCCGGTGGAGGAGATCGACCCCGCCCGGGCCCGCGACCTGCTGCCCGACGTGCTCGTCCCCGACGCGGCCGCGCTGGTCGCCTACTTCCGCGAGGAGGCCTTCGTCCACCCGCAGCTCTACCTGGCGCACGTGCTCGGGCAGGGCCTGCGCGCGGGGGTCCGGCTGCGCACGGGTGACGAGGTCGTCGCGCTCTCCGGCGGGGACGGCGGGGCGCAGGTCACCCTGGCGGACGGCACGGTGCTGGCGGCCGACCGGGTCGTCTCGGCCGTCGGCCGGTGGACCTCGGACCTGGCCGCGCTCGCCGGCACGAGCGTCCCGATGGCGACCTACCAGGAACCGGGCGACCTGACGGTCGGCTACCTGCTGGAGACGGACCCGGTGCCGGTGCGCCTGGACCGGGTGGTGACGACCCCGTGGCTGAACCTGCGGCCGTCGGGGGGCGGGCGGCTGCTGCTGCAGGCCCTGGACCTCGACGCCACGGCCGACCCGGAGGCGGTGCCCGGCCCCGACTCGCCGCTGGCCGAGGAGTTCCTGCAGCGGTTGCGCGCGGTCGTGCCGCAGGCCGCCGGAGCCCGGATCCGCCGGGTCCTCGTGGGACGGCGCGCGATGCCCGCCGACGGGTTGACCGTGGTCGGACCCGCCGTGGACCGGGACTGGCTGTATGTCGTCGCGACGCACAGCGGGGTGACCCTGGCCCCCTTCCTCAGCGAGGCCGTTGCGGCCGAGGTGCTCGGTGACGGGGAGGACGCGCGGTTCGCCGACTTCCGGCCGGCCCGGTTCGAGGGGGTCGCCGAGATCGCCAGCCCCCGCACCCCCCGCAAACCCGGCGAGCAGTGA
- a CDS encoding GntR family transcriptional regulator: MAKVRRETVAEQGLSILRAQILDGTLQPGDAVTEEAMAQELGISRPTLREVLKTLVGEGLLTRHPSTRILQVTTLTVEEVREMYVARRVLECAGIDAAASLPDEAFAPLRETLEEMAEAVAGRDHYGLVQADRRCHSETVALTGSRYLISLHERLMARMNLTLSQVESDEPSDYTEVLRLHREYCTLIMERRPEEAKAQLLQRLEVAEQEVTTSLETRRATGSNARRSVRKPTRDALGATGGAG; encoded by the coding sequence GTGGCGAAGGTGCGACGCGAGACCGTCGCCGAGCAGGGCCTGTCGATCCTGCGGGCGCAGATCCTCGACGGCACCCTGCAGCCCGGGGACGCGGTGACCGAGGAGGCGATGGCCCAGGAGTTGGGGATCTCCCGGCCGACGCTGCGCGAGGTGCTCAAGACGCTGGTGGGCGAGGGCCTGCTGACCCGGCACCCGAGCACCCGGATCCTGCAGGTCACCACGCTCACCGTGGAGGAGGTCCGGGAGATGTACGTCGCCCGGCGGGTCCTGGAGTGCGCGGGGATCGATGCCGCGGCGTCGCTGCCGGACGAGGCCTTCGCGCCGCTGCGGGAGACGCTGGAGGAGATGGCCGAGGCGGTCGCCGGCCGGGACCACTACGGGCTCGTCCAGGCGGACCGGCGGTGCCACTCCGAGACCGTCGCGCTCACCGGCTCCAGGTACCTGATCAGCCTGCACGAGCGGTTGATGGCCCGGATGAACCTCACCCTGTCCCAGGTGGAGAGCGACGAACCGTCGGACTACACCGAGGTGCTGCGGCTGCACCGGGAGTACTGCACGCTGATCATGGAGCGGCGCCCCGAGGAGGCCAAGGCACAGCTGTTGCAGCGGCTGGAGGTCGCCGAGCAGGAGGTGACGACCAGCCTGGAGACGCGGCGGGCCACCGGCAGCAATGCCCGGCGCTCGGTCCGGAAACCCACCCGGGATGCGCTCGGCGCCACCGGAGGGGCAGGGTAG
- a CDS encoding amino acid ABC transporter ATP-binding protein codes for MTDTQSTDRPMVRAEDIRKSFGTLEVLKGINLEVRRGEVMTLLGPSGSGKTTFIRLINHLETISAGRLTVDGQLVGYREHQGKLYELKESEVAGMRAEIGMVFQRFNLFPHMTVLQNIMAAPVGVRGERRQVVKERAMGLLERVGLSDKSHAYPGALSGGQQQRVAIARALAMEPKLMLFDEPTSALDPELVGEVLDVMKDLARSGMTMIVVTHEMGFAREVADSVVFMDDGVVVEAGPPQDVLVNPQHRRTQDFLSKVL; via the coding sequence ATGACCGACACCCAGAGCACCGATCGCCCCATGGTCCGGGCGGAGGACATCCGCAAGTCCTTCGGCACCCTCGAGGTGCTCAAGGGGATCAACCTGGAGGTCCGCCGCGGCGAGGTGATGACCCTGCTGGGGCCGTCCGGGTCGGGCAAGACCACGTTCATCCGGTTGATCAACCACCTGGAGACGATCAGCGCCGGCCGGCTCACCGTGGACGGCCAGCTGGTGGGCTACCGGGAGCACCAGGGCAAGCTCTACGAGCTCAAGGAGTCCGAGGTCGCCGGGATGCGGGCCGAGATCGGCATGGTGTTCCAGCGGTTCAACCTGTTCCCGCACATGACCGTGCTGCAGAATATCATGGCCGCCCCGGTCGGGGTGCGCGGTGAGCGCCGCCAGGTGGTGAAGGAGCGGGCGATGGGCCTGCTCGAGCGGGTCGGCCTGTCGGACAAGAGCCACGCCTACCCCGGCGCGCTCTCCGGCGGCCAGCAGCAGCGCGTGGCGATCGCCCGCGCGCTGGCGATGGAGCCCAAGCTGATGCTCTTCGACGAGCCGACCTCGGCGCTGGACCCCGAGCTGGTCGGGGAGGTGCTGGACGTGATGAAGGACCTGGCCCGGTCCGGCATGACGATGATCGTGGTCACCCACGAGATGGGCTTCGCCCGCGAGGTCGCCGACTCCGTGGTCTTCATGGACGACGGCGTCGTGGTCGAGGCGGGCCCGCCCCAGGACGTCCTGGTCAACCCGCAGCACCGCCGGACGCAAGACTTCCTGAGCAAGGTGCTGTGA
- a CDS encoding DinB family protein: MGHGSHHDAGAFGQPLRQQFEAFLDEHRAALRGSLDGLTEEQARRQLVPSKTTLLGLLKHATFVEQVWFDEAVTGRSRSQIGIPETPDESFDLAEDDTIESVCRAHQEACAASRRATADLAVDDLVHGNRRGALPLRWVYLHVLRELAQHCGHADILREQVLAGRTEHP, from the coding sequence GTGGGCCACGGCTCCCACCACGACGCGGGCGCCTTCGGGCAGCCGCTCCGGCAGCAGTTCGAGGCCTTCCTGGACGAGCACCGCGCGGCGCTGCGCGGCAGCCTCGACGGGCTGACCGAGGAGCAGGCCCGCCGGCAGCTGGTGCCGTCGAAGACGACCCTGCTCGGGCTGCTGAAGCACGCGACGTTCGTGGAGCAGGTGTGGTTCGACGAGGCCGTCACCGGTCGCTCGAGGTCGCAGATCGGGATCCCGGAGACCCCTGACGAGTCGTTCGACCTCGCTGAAGACGACACCATCGAGTCGGTATGCCGCGCCCACCAGGAGGCGTGCGCGGCCTCCCGCCGGGCGACGGCAGACCTCGCCGTCGACGACCTCGTGCACGGCAACCGGCGGGGTGCGCTGCCGCTGCGCTGGGTTTACCTGCACGTGCTGCGCGAGCTGGCCCAGCACTGCGGCCACGCCGACATCCTGCGCGAGCAGGTCCTGGCCGGCCGGACAGAGCACCCCTAG